The Astatotilapia calliptera chromosome 4, fAstCal1.2, whole genome shotgun sequence genome segment GCTGCCTCAGAGCAGCATTTTCACGCTCCAGGAAGGATGCACGCACGGTGATCTGGTTCTCCTTAAGGCGGCGTGCATCGCGGGAACGCTTCGCTGCCAGAttgttcttctttcttctcGACCAGTACTTCTCATCCTAGAGGAATGAAAAGGGACAGAAAGAAGAGTTAAACCTGCCCACATAAAAGAAGGGATTGGATTGAGGAGATCATCAGCTCAATTCTAATGTTTTATTGGGCTAACGTAATCACATAGAAATACAAACTAACTGATGGAGTTGGAGCTTAAACATTCTGCAAACCCAATTTtgataaatgcatttttctgacAACTGAACAAGATGAAAAGAGTGGAAATTTTCTAAATATATGTCAGACTTAAACTGTATGACATATATTAACTAGTTTTTACAACAGTGTTTTTTCAGACTGGAGTGAACTGATCTCAACTGCAGTTTGGGAAGAAGAAAATTTGATTCCACTGACCTTCTGCTCATCGGGAACAAAAACCTTCTTGGCCTTCTTGATCATCGGCTGCGGCTTCAGCTCCTCCTGGGAGAACCTGTGCTTGCGTGGGTTGAACAGCTCACCCCCGGGCACACTGGACAGGACCAGGTCTGTGGGATCTGGCTGGAAATTAATGTCCACCTCAATGGCGTCTGGGTCGATTGGGGAGGGCGTGTTACGTTCTGCAGAGTCCAGCAGGGGAAAAAGTAAGCTTGGACACAAGACAGGTAAACGGCAATGAACCAGGTGGCCAGACTTCACACCACTACTGTGAAACCTGTTAGGGAGCTATGTAGGCTTCATTGCTCTCAGCCGCTTATCCCACAAAGATATTTTATCATCGcaaacactcattaaaaaaaaacaaacaaactgagggTTATACAAAAGAAGCACAAGTCTTTGTGGGAATAATAACCATACCTACATAAAAACAATTATAAAACGTAGTAAAACAAATAAGTTCACTACATGCCACACTggaaaaaaaggctttaaaagtTTCTGTGCAGCTCAAATGAAAGGTGTCCAAGTTGGACACCTCCCAAAAATACATTTACGTAAAAAATATTTCCATCACTGCTTCTGTGTCAGTTTGTTAACATGTGACTAAACTGCCTGCAGTGAAATTATTTGACTATATTAGCATTGAAGACCTAGATGAAAATTATATGCAAAAATCTGCCTTTCAAGACATCACTTTAGCAGAGTAATAATGCACAGAAATAGCTGGGCAAGCACCAAAATCTGTATAAGGTATGTCCTACTGCCAAATGCTCTGGCATACCGCATTTTATAAAGTTGACGATATTCCTTATTTAATCCAGCCTATCCCAGTTGTCATGAGGTGAGAGGCAGGCTACACCTGGGactggtcaccagtctgtcacagagctTGTTTGGCCAGATTTGGTAACATTTATTAATCGTTATGACTCAGGTAGCCATGCCAGCATTGATATTCTTAGaccaaactaaataaaactagAGCTGCATAACTGAGAGGAAATAACGGTTTTCATCAGGTGTTAATGTTTAACACATGCAGTAAATCTGCTCACCCGCTTTCTTTACTTCTGCTTTTGGCGTTGCCTCCTCAGGCAAAGATTCCTCTTTttgctcttcctctttttctccttcttcttcttcttcttgttcttcttctagCTTAGCCGGTTGTAACGTGGTGACTGTCACAGGCTCCTCTGGATCTGGGGTAGCCATGGAGGCAGAGGGGGGAGATGATGAGTCTGCAGCAACAGGAGTAGCGGGAGTAGTTGTTTCAGTAGTAGTAGGAGTAGGAGTGGTGGTGGTAGCTCCTGCAATAGCCTTGGGAATGGCTTTGCCTTTGTCTTCAACTGTCAGCGTCTtctgcagctcctcctcctccagggtCACAGGGATACCGTTCTCCAGGAGGAACTCATCCAAGTCCATGTATTCCAAGTGGAATGTCTCCCCATCATACGGAATGGTCTTCTCCCAAATGGCTGGGGTCAGGGAGGCTGATACCCCTCCACTGCCCCCActtccaccaccacctcctctggAGCCTCCACCAGCATTGTTTGCCACAGCCCCTCCTCCATCCACATCTTCAGATGAGCACAACTTCTCCTTCTCTATTTCTACATTAAAGACATAAAGcataaaaggaaaaagtgaaattaatGGCTGCTTGCTGAAAATGAACAGTTCCCTTGTCCAAATATTATTCAGTAGTAGAGGTGGGTGTATCAATCTGAAGGACAACAGTATCAACAAGACAGAGGATCGAAACAAAGTATCAATCCTAAGTTCAGTATATAACCCActgactttattattttttggaaacaaaaaaaattaagcaaaatATATATGTAACATTCAAGGtctaaaaaacagttttaacaaacatgaaaagttgAAAGGCATGtattaattacaaaaaaatcccAGTCATTACAATGTGTTGCAAATTGGTGATGACCTCATAAGTAATGACACACTACTCTCTGCTACACAAGTTGCCTTTGTAAGTATCGCTATTGGCGatactggccctgtatttacttgggtgTTGAATGGATACCAAAAATTGCAGCATGGTACAACATTATTCAGGAGACACGGTAAGAAAGTGAAATTATGAATGAGAAGAGGCTGGGTGGAAAGGGGTGGTGGTGATGTGACACCTGACAAACAAGTGGGTAAACAAAGGCGGGCTACATCCAAGAAGCCCTACAAGCGGTCTGACAGACtgaggcagagagagggagTAGATGTTAAAATGAAAGAAGATAGTCAGAAaacaccatcaccatcagccagcaaccAAAGAAAAGTAGCTCGGGCTGTTTAATGAAACCGCAGGGAGTCCGCTCTGTCCTGACTGTTTCCAGCCTGGTTTAGCTCCTTGATTGTCAGCGCAGAAGAGCAGGAACTTTTTGTTCTTCATCGTTTGCTCCACGCAACAGAGGGCATGTGAGCCAAAACCACGACCACACGTTTTAGGCGAAACACCAGACGCTGATTACTACCCAGCTTTAAAACCTATATACTCGTGGTTCATTTACAAGCTGAAAAACTGGGcagcattttaatttaaatttattatttataataattaataatgctTACCGTCTTCTCCTTCCTCCAGGATGTTCGGAGGAGGTATGTCcataattttctttaaaacaaaaggaaaagactTCTGGGGTGACGCTGTAGCGGTATTACCGCTGGGCTCGAGCTCCGTTGCCATCGCGGCTTCGCCAGGCATTGTTCCGTGCCGAGCTCCGAGTACACCGAGGCgacgctgctttttttttttttttttttaccgagAGCTGCGTCCGAAAAACAGGAACACAAGAACCGCGTTTAGCCGCTGGACTCGACACTATCGCTGATTTTGAGCCTTTTAAGCCGAAAATGCAGATTTCTAGAGTCAAAAACAACACCACACCGAGCCTCTTCTTCTCCTTACCCACGGAGCACGCTCGTTGGATATTCAGAAGTTCCGTGCCACGCCTCTTTCACGCAATAGTAGCAGCTGATTGGCTGTCAGTACTTCATATTTGAATATATTACTGCAGCTTCATTTTGACTCTAATCTGTGGTAGCTCTACGTTTGGTCATtggccacaaacacacaaggaaATCATGGCTTTacatagaaggaaaaaaaaaacagaccctATAAGCGCAACGTGAATGCAACACTCGGCCTCGTGCAGTCATCATATTAACATCTTTATTAGAAGGCGTTAGAGGCACGAGGTACTCACACTTTCACGGCAAGAACTGCGTGTCACGCGCGCACGCATAGCGCAAATACCCACACCCACATAAACACGTTGTGAGCTCGTGCAGTCGCTTGTTTTCTGAGCGTGATACTCGTGGCCAAACACGTGCGCCCCGCCCGCACCCGACTCACGTGAAAGCACACTCTGTCGATGGGCGTGGTTTAAAGATTCTCTGCACGTGCAAGCCAATGCGAGCTGGTTGAAGCGGGCACGCGCAcgacagtgtttttattttatattgattTAATAGTGCACGCGAGGTATAATCTATAACGTCTATCACATATTTCCCTAGATACGCTTTAACTCTACGCGCACCAGCTTCCAGGTCCTCTCTGCAccgaataataataattaatctaaaaaaaaataaaccctcactgccacaaaaaaaagagacgtGCGTGCTTCCGCGCGACGGAGCGCGCACGACCTTGTCTCGaatattgttttgtttcaggAACACGATGTTCAGCCGCagtgaaattcatttttttccttttttcccccctccaagTTCAGCACAAGTGCCATGAGCTTCTACAGACTGAACACTGAAACCGCACACCAAAAGACTGGTGTCCTAATACTCTGTCCACGTACAAGGTTAGACAGGGACACATGAGACCAGGGTTTTTATTAAGGTTTCTGTGGCCACGAATACTAGTGAGCGCATGTGCAACATTTTGTATCGCATTACAAGGATGATAAAGGTCAAACTGAAACaacaataagaagaagaagaagacgaagggGGAGTAGGAAGCATGTTTCAATATTGGAAATGAACTGTTAAATCATTTGTTATGCTTTCGGTTCACACAATACAAAGTTTTCATTCTAGGTCCTGCAGCTcactggaaaaaatacaaaacaagaacCGGTCTTGGCTGGAGTCTGCTGTGTCTACAGAGCAAACCAGAGCACAATAAACACTTATCAGTGCCCTCTGCTGTCTATTTAAACTGATTAAATTTACACTCTTGAAACAGCTGAGACAGGAGTCTGCTGTTGTTCAACACATGTGAACAGAGGGAACTTTGTATGCACACTGAGATGAGGAAGAAATAACTGAATTAAAACTTGATGGTGATGCTTTCTGCATGCTTTACAGGGGAAATTACAGAACTATTAAGGCCTCAACCACAGTAaacacaataacaataacacaataatcTGCCACTGAAGTGTCCTGCGAAGACACTGCATATCACAGGGCCAGCATATTATGTACTAGTGAGTCAGCATTGGTTGTCAACAAGATaataaaatgcaatatttaTATTTGAGTTTCTAACACTATAATTACTTTGCATGTCTGTGGGATTTTTTCTGGTGTCACAAACATGTGTAAACATGTAAATCTAAAGCCAAACATTGTATGCCAGGGTATCAGGGATGCAAAGGGTAGTGCTATTACAACTTTGTACAATTTCTTCATCTGTATACCAGCATCATGTAGGTAAATGTGCATAGAAAGTATGGATGGAAGTATACTTTATTAGCTTaagataataatataataatcagAATATAATAATATGTAGTTAGCATTGTGAAAGACCATGAGAGCAAAACAAGTTTCTataatactgcatttttttaacctctATCTACTCTACTGAAAAGCATCCTTGGCTTTCTTGAAAGACCCTATACAAATctatgttgttattattatttcaggTTTGCTAAGCTAACTCTCAGGCTACTGCAAaacctggttttgttttgttttttacataaataattttggatttttgttatttttacatgaCTAGAAACCTACTTACAAACTACTAAACATACTACAAACTTTACTGGCACGATTTGCTTCTACTAGCCGACtcattttgctttatttgagttttattgcttttactgCAGAGTTCCTTTCAGTTGTAACCACATTTACTTAAAGTGCCCCCCGAAGGTCAACTCTAGGGCATCATAGATTTTACATGCTGCCAATGTATATCATACACTTATGACACACAGCTAAATATTCGCTGTAAATCTGCTAATACAGCACATGTCTGATTTCAGGGGCTGAATGACACAGACTGGTCTTTATGAAGGAAATCAAACTCCAGGGTGGTTTTATTTCCTATGCATCATTAGCCACAGTTTTACTGCAAGTTGTTTGACCCAAATCTGACACTGTGCCTTTGAGCTAGCTGTCTGGTTGTCTATAGAGATGAACAAACTCTCTGATTAGTCATGAGAAGATGGGGACTGCATACTaagatttatttatctatttatttttttaacaggtCAAGGTATATTCGAAACCTCACTGTGACCAACTTTGGTGATACTGGAGCAATTAGGTGTTCGTACCCACATAAGTGCCATCAAACGCTTAAGGAGACATCAGAGCACAGGTGAAGTAACACAACCCCAACACATTTAGTTCAGTTTCAGCTGGCAGTCTTTCTTGCATGCCCTGCATGTCACTCCctctcacatttcctatgtcaTTGCACTAGCAACTTCtaatgaaaaataaaccaaagaatttatttatttttaacagaaaGTAAGCTAAAAAGTGTGCATAACATAAGCAGAGTGCATAAAGAAGCTAATGAAATGATGAAACTCTGAGTGAGGACTGTTTCAGTGTTGTTGCATCAGTTTCAGGCTACACGGAGAAACAGCATAGACAGTCTGCTGACACAATACACCTCACAGCCTTTCATCACCTGTGCACACTTCAAGAGATTAGAGTGATATTCTGATTACCACATACTACTGCACTCAGTAAAATAATGAACTGAACAGGAGACATTTAATTATGTTTACGGGTGGTTTTACTTCTACAGTTTCCCATACAGAAGGGTTTAAAGTGTCTGCTAGTAAAATCACTTTACACTAGAGCTGGATTAAGTACTTAGTTCAATGCTGAGATGTAATGAAAGCACTAGTCAGTTTTAATAGGCAAAATAACAGAAGTCACTTCATTAGCTTTATGTATAAAACCACTTCATGTGTATCACTGAAAGCAAGATAAATAAGATGAAGATACCATGAAGAATTGCAGGGCTGCTGCATTACTTGTATCTCAGACTCTAATAAAATGGCAACATAGCAATTGTCACAGGACAATATTAAATCATAAACCTTAAAAATAATGTAACTAATTAATTATACTCATTTTACAACCAGTGCCATAGTTTAATCCTTAATATTCATAGGCCTCTATGTCAAATTTTTATGTGGGAAAGTCACATAAAGTAATGAAATATAGTAAAAACGTACTTAGCGTTTCCATGAATGTAACTACACACCACCATATGCTACTTAAATAAGTCTGCCAACTACAGACTGCACGCTAGCAAAAGCAGCTCTCAtaaaaagatgcaaaaacaGTTATAACGTTATTTTAAAACATGCTTACCACTGTCATCAAAGGCCGGGAAGGGACAGTCGGCCAAGTACCTGAGCAGGTCCGGCACGTCGCTCCTGTCCTCGAAAAACATTTGGTTAGCCGCCGTCATGTTGGACAACTTGTGAAACTGCCCGCTCTGCTCGAAAACACAACTCTTATTTACTCCGACGAAACGACTACGTGCGCTTTGCATCAACTTTTCAACGTCACGGGGACGGATGCATGTGTCCGAACACAATCAGAGTTATAATTACCAATGCGAGCCACGCCCCCTCAGCATGTTGACGCGGTGACAATTGAGCGCGCGCACGCCAATCATACCGCAGCGCCTATCAAAAAGCAGGGGGCGGGCTCTGGAGAATcacaaccaaaacaacaaccttTAACGGCGCGGCTCCGGCTTTCCCCCCCACGCACGGCAGCACGTGCAGTGACACTGTGGGATCTGGAGCGCCACGTGCCACCTAGTGGCTTgattaaaaattgcactacacAGTGACCACCATTCAAGCCAAGGTGTGTCAAACTATTATGCTGAAACTTGTTAACCACACTCAATGCCATTATAGTGTTATAATACTATTATAAAGTAATGCTTTATAGTATTAGAGCCtatatctgtgaaggttctcagtcatccaggtcattgtagtccaAGGATCTGGGCAAAAAAGTGTTTggattactttgagtttgagttTTAAGAAACTCATcagtccagacgctttttcCAATTAGAGTATATACTTccacacatacaaatacacTACTTTCACCCTTTAATTCAAGGGCTTTAGCAAAAGTTTTGgattaactgtttaggaattacaggaATTTACACATGTTAGTCCTCCCCTCAATTTTCAGAGGCTCCAGAATTATCGAgcttctacagggagtgcagaattattaggcaaatgagtattttgtccacatcatcctcttcatgcatgttgtcttactccaagctgtataggctcgaaagcctactaccaatgaagcatattaggtgatgtgcatctctgtaatgagaaggggtgtggtctaatgacatcaacaccctatatcaggtgtgcataattattaggcaacgtcctttcctttggcaaaatggttcaaaagaaggacttgacaggctcagaaaagtcaaaaatagtgagatatcttgcagagggatgcagcagtctcaaaattgcaaagcttctgaagcgtgatcatcgaacaatcaagcgtttcattcaaaatagtcaacagggtcgcaagaagcgtgtggaaaaaccaaggcgcaaaataactgcccatgaactgagaaaagtcaagcgtgcagctgccaagatgccacttgccaccagtttggccatatttcagagctgcaacatcactggagtgcccaaaagcacaaggtgtgcaatactcagagacatggccaaggtaagaaaggctgaaagacgaccaccaccgaacaagacacacaagctgaaacgtcaagactgggccaagaattatctcaagactggtttttctaaggttttatggactgatgaaatgagagtgagtcttgatgggccagatggatgggcccgtggctggattggtaaaggccagagagctccagtccgactcagacgccagcaaggtggaggtggagtactggtttgggctggtatcatcaaagatgagcttgtggggccttttcgggttgaggatggagtcaagctcaactcccagtcctactgccagtttctggaagacaccttcttcaagcagtggtacaggaagaagtctgcatccttcaagaaaaacatgattttcatgcaggacaatgctccatcacacgcgtccaagtactccacagcgtggctggcaagaaagggtataaaagaagaaaaactaatgacatggcctctttgttcacctgatctgaaccccattgagaacctgtggtccatcatcaaatgtgagatttacaaggagggaaaacagtacacctctctgaacagtgtctgggaggctgtggttgctgctgcacgcaatgttgatggtgaacagatcaaaacactgacaggatccatggatggcaggcttttgagtgtccttgcaaagaaaggtggctatactggtcgctgatttgtttttgttttgtttttgaatgtcagaaatgtatatttgtgaatgtggagatgttatattggtgtcactggtacaaataaataattgaaatgggtatatatttgttttttgttaagttgcctaataattatgcacagtaatagtcacctgcacacacagatatccccctaaaatagctaaaactaaaaacaaactaaaaactacttccaaaaacattcagctttgatattaatgagttttttgggttcattgagaacatggttgttgttcaataataaaattattcctcaaaaatacaacttgcctaataattctgcactccctgtatattgaGGCTGTCAATCAGTTTCATGGCGGCTGAggacttttactttttacttcacAACAAATGAAGCGTATAGATAAAGAGATGAATTTCCATTTATAGGTAACTAAATATGAGACCGAAATAAAGGGCAGTTCAACTGAAAGAGGTTTTCATTTGgctgaaaaatcaaaataaagctatCACATACACAGCAGAAACATCAGTAGTAGCCCCAAATCAATAATCTGTTGCACtgttaaaaagaacaaatacacTGACGAGCTAAGTAAAAATGtctgaaagaccacagaagatgTTAAAGTAGCTAAAGTTCATGAGGGCAGAATTATTTCGATGGTtaacaaaaacaacttcacaACATCTAACCAAGTCAGCACACTTATGAGGAGGCAGACATATTGTTCAAATTTACAATCAAAAGAGGCTTTCAggaatgaaaaacacagaaagtttATCATGAGGTGCTTGTTACAGATTAGACTTTggcagaaaacatctaaaagagcCTTCACAGTTCTGGAAAATTCTATGAACAGATGAAAACAAGATGAACTTGTACAAGAATGATACAGAATACCACATTACCTTCAAACATGATCGGGATGTTATGGCATGTGCATATACCTTTGCacctttgcagctataacagcttcagctcttCTGGGAAGACTTTCCACAGGTTTAGTAGTGTTTATGGGAAATTTTGACCATTTTTCCAGAAGTACATCCATGAGGTCTGCCTCTCAGTCTCTGCtataattcatcccaaaggtgtttgaTTGTGTTGAGGTCAGAAGAGTCaacttcttccacaccaaactcgctCTATAATCTCCCCTCTACCAAACTTTAGACTTGGCACAATGCAACCAGACAAGTACCGTTCTCCTGACATCCACCAAATCCAGAATCATTCATCAGATTGCCATATGGATAAGCATGAATCGTCTAtgctctagagtccagtgtGTGCTTTATACTACTGAATCTGACGGTTTGTtgtgtttggtgatgtaaagCTTGGACGCAGCTGCCTGGTCATGAAAACCCATTGTATCAAGGTCTGGCTGCACTGTTCTTGACATAATCTAAAGGTCAAATGAAGTTTGGAGGACTATAGCGGTTGATTCTTCAGAAAATTGGCAACGTCTGTGCTCTATAAGCCTCAGCATCCACGGAACAcactctgtgattttacatgtccTACCACTTCATAGTAGAGTTGCTGTCATTTCCAGTCgtttccactttgttataacaccactaacagctgactgtggaatatttagcagCAAGGACATTTCAcgactggacttgttgcacagaTAGCATCCTATGACAGGACCACCCTGGAACTCACTGAGCCCCTGAGGATGACCCATTCTTTCATAAATGCAGTCTGCATGAATAGGTGGCGAAATTTATAAACCTGTGGCCATACAATTGAtttaaacacctgaattcaatgatttggatgggtgacTGAATGCTTTTGGCAGTATATTTTATACAGATAGCACTATAACTGGTTTACTAGCGTTCACTGATACTATGACTGCTTATAGAAGCTGCAGGATGAATGGTGACGTGTACAGAGTTACACTCTCTGCCCAGATTCAGACAAATGCTACAAAAGTGATCAGAGAGCTCTCCACAATGATCCAAAGCACACTACAAAAACAACCCAAGAATCTCAAGGCAAAGGAATGATATTCTTTCGTGGTTGAGATAGTCATTGGGGTCAAGTACTCCCTTACCACTCAATTAGTTCAAATGTAttaaacagaacacaaaattggaCCTCTGCTGTCTTTGCACGAGTACAAATCAGAAGTACAAGCCAGCTTGCCATATAGGGGACATTTTATTGCACAATGAAAGTTTTGAAAACCTCCTTTCTTAATGAACTGCACAATGAAGGCACACTTCAGTAACATTCCCTGATtgagcaaaacacaaacagaaggtaAAACAACAAAGGCACGAGGAAGGCTGCAGGTATGGCATATGAAACCTTTATAAATCTTCACTGAtgatcattttttctttctttcttagtgTGGCACCACATAGCCTTACGCTCACAGCACAGTGCAGTTAATGTTTTGGCTGGAGAGACACGAGCTGTGAATGTAGCGCCGTGAAGTcacaagaaaattaaaatatgcgctttttttaattcaggtttgttaaatatatatgtgcCTTCGAGTGAACTGCTGCTGttggttttaatttgaaaactCTTGACAAACTGAAATGCTGTTTGGCAGTTACAAAATTGGCTCACAAAGTCAAATTCTTGTTAGTCCTGAAGCAGGAAGTTGTATTTTCCAAAGTCGACCTCATCAGGCATGACGAGCATATCTTCCCTAGCTTTGGCC includes the following:
- the tefb gene encoding TEF transcription factor, PAR bZIP family member b isoform X2; translation: MPGEAAMATELEPSGNTATASPQKSFPFVLKKIMDIPPPNILEEGEDEIEKEKLCSSEDVDGGGAVANNAGGGSRGGGGGSGGSGGVSASLTPAIWEKTIPYDGETFHLEYMDLDEFLLENGIPVTLEEEELQKTLTVEDKGKAIPKAIAGATTTTPTPTTTETTTPATPVAADSSSPPSASMATPDPEEPVTVTTLQPAKLEEEQEEEEEGEKEEEQKEESLPEEATPKAEVKKAERNTPSPIDPDAIEVDINFQPDPTDLVLSSVPGGELFNPRKHRFSQEELKPQPMIKKAKKVFVPDEQKDEKYWSRRKKNNLAAKRSRDARRLKENQITVRASFLERENAALRQQVAEMRKDCGRCKNVLARYEAKYGPL
- the tefb gene encoding TEF transcription factor, PAR bZIP family member b isoform X1 gives rise to the protein MQSARSRFVGVNKSCVFEQSGQFHKLSNMTAANQMFFEDRSDVPDLLRYLADCPFPAFDDSEIEKEKLCSSEDVDGGGAVANNAGGGSRGGGGGSGGSGGVSASLTPAIWEKTIPYDGETFHLEYMDLDEFLLENGIPVTLEEEELQKTLTVEDKGKAIPKAIAGATTTTPTPTTTETTTPATPVAADSSSPPSASMATPDPEEPVTVTTLQPAKLEEEQEEEEEGEKEEEQKEESLPEEATPKAEVKKAERNTPSPIDPDAIEVDINFQPDPTDLVLSSVPGGELFNPRKHRFSQEELKPQPMIKKAKKVFVPDEQKDEKYWSRRKKNNLAAKRSRDARRLKENQITVRASFLERENAALRQQVAEMRKDCGRCKNVLARYEAKYGPL